A genomic segment from Thiomicrorhabdus aquaedulcis encodes:
- the pal gene encoding peptidoglycan-associated lipoprotein Pal: MTKLKLVFSAALLLGLVACSSTPDTLEGEGGAGVDTAPGLNGIEVMPAGGTRIGGETLSDAELDKMNMSNVDDEFFGKLGPVIYFGLDQFTLSDDSTAIVKHYSQILSANPAQKVTLKGHTDERGSPEYNIALGERRGKAVAQAMMLFGVSESRIEVVSYGEEQPAVAQSNEEAWAKNRRVEIYIR; this comes from the coding sequence ATGACAAAGTTAAAATTAGTTTTTTCAGCCGCACTTTTATTAGGTTTGGTTGCGTGTAGCAGTACTCCAGATACATTAGAGGGTGAGGGTGGCGCTGGTGTTGATACGGCGCCTGGTTTAAATGGTATTGAAGTGATGCCTGCAGGCGGAACACGTATAGGCGGTGAAACATTGTCTGATGCTGAGTTGGATAAAATGAATATGTCTAATGTTGATGATGAGTTCTTTGGCAAGCTTGGCCCCGTTATTTACTTTGGGTTAGATCAGTTTACTTTAAGTGATGACAGCACCGCGATTGTTAAGCATTACTCACAAATTTTAAGCGCTAATCCGGCTCAAAAAGTAACTCTTAAAGGGCATACTGACGAACGTGGTTCGCCTGAGTACAATATTGCGTTAGGAGAGCGTCGTGGCAAGGCCGTTGCTCAGGCAATGATGCTGTTTGGCGTGAGCGAAAGCCGTATTGAAGTGGTTAGCTATGGTGAAGAGCAGCCAGCGGTAGCACAAAGTAATGAAGAGGCCTGGGCAAAAAACCGCCGTGTCGAAATTTACATTCGTTAA